In Archangium violaceum, the following are encoded in one genomic region:
- a CDS encoding sensor histidine kinase, producing MTVDSPESRDLLWTKRRDSFICAILLVVGFVAHCLVSGTFRQEISLALLGWSASFATLGVVSGYGWVPEKWMGGCSGLISLVGATTLIHFTGGPRSPYFPMLGALPLTIAVFAPDTRVFTLLTSGGTLVAAVILDVLVGLPPREMLLQVSSFGMIGTVALFVVRTYRRTLHAEKAAQRERLEALEQLAESERLRRRAERERAEVERLVLVGQLAAGVAHEVNNPLAFVKSNLCFIQQELLREDGPLDRAELRDVLAETQQGVLRIQQIVRDLRRFSREGDGAEAEGRSEEAMREAERLASVRLRGLGEVSLEIPPGLPAVRLGQRQLVQVLVNLLLNAADAVEMAEPARRALIGVKARRVEGGVRLEVEDNGPGIPADVLPRLFDPFFTTKPPGKGTGLGLALCREYVSRVGGSLVAENRPEGGARFVLVLPTVPESAPTGA from the coding sequence ATGACGGTTGATTCCCCCGAATCGCGGGACCTGCTTTGGACGAAGAGGAGGGACTCCTTCATCTGCGCGATCCTCCTCGTCGTGGGGTTCGTCGCCCATTGCCTGGTCTCGGGAACCTTCCGCCAGGAGATCTCACTGGCTCTTCTCGGGTGGAGCGCGAGCTTCGCGACGCTCGGGGTCGTGTCTGGGTATGGATGGGTCCCCGAGAAGTGGATGGGAGGGTGCTCCGGGCTCATCAGCCTGGTGGGGGCGACGACCCTCATCCACTTCACCGGAGGGCCGCGCAGTCCCTACTTCCCCATGCTCGGCGCCCTGCCTCTCACCATTGCCGTCTTCGCCCCGGACACCCGGGTGTTCACGCTCCTGACCAGTGGGGGGACGCTGGTGGCGGCGGTGATACTGGACGTGCTGGTCGGCCTGCCCCCGAGGGAGATGCTGTTGCAGGTGTCGAGCTTCGGGATGATCGGAACGGTCGCTCTCTTCGTGGTGAGGACGTACCGGCGCACGCTGCACGCGGAGAAGGCGGCGCAGCGGGAGCGGCTGGAAGCCCTGGAGCAGCTCGCGGAGAGTGAGCGCCTCCGGAGACGCGCCGAGAGGGAACGCGCCGAGGTGGAGCGCCTGGTGCTGGTGGGGCAGCTGGCCGCCGGGGTGGCCCACGAGGTGAACAACCCGCTGGCCTTCGTGAAGTCCAACCTGTGCTTCATCCAGCAGGAGCTGCTGCGCGAGGACGGGCCGCTGGACCGCGCGGAGCTGCGCGACGTGCTCGCCGAGACGCAGCAGGGCGTGCTGCGCATCCAGCAGATCGTCCGGGATCTGCGGCGCTTCTCGCGCGAGGGGGACGGCGCCGAGGCGGAGGGGCGCTCGGAAGAGGCCATGCGAGAGGCGGAGCGGCTGGCCTCGGTGCGCCTGCGCGGCCTGGGCGAGGTGTCGCTGGAGATTCCACCGGGGCTGCCGGCGGTGCGGCTGGGCCAGCGTCAGCTGGTGCAGGTCCTGGTGAACCTGCTGCTGAACGCGGCGGACGCGGTGGAGATGGCGGAGCCCGCGCGCCGGGCCCTCATCGGGGTGAAGGCGCGGCGGGTGGAGGGCGGGGTCCGGCTGGAGGTGGAGGACAACGGCCCGGGGATTCCCGCGGACGTGCTGCCGCGGCTCTTCGATCCCTTCTTCACCACCAAGCCGCCCGGAAAGGGGACGGGGCTGGGGCTGGCCCTGTGCCGTGAGTACGTGTCGCGGGTAGGGGGTTCACTGGTGGCGGAGAACCGCCCCGAGGGGGGCGCCCGCTTCGTCCTGGTGCTGCCCACGGTGCCGGAGAGCGCCCCGACGGGGGCCTGA
- a CDS encoding sensor histidine kinase: protein MHQRLSGTTGRVKLSGLLALGALTLVQALSTWEHPVGWTLPGAVLVVLALTLGVQLWFEQREASEWSRARLEFAVQALRVSEARLSCVISIAGDAILCLDEAERIILFNQAAERMFGYSSDEVLEQPLDLLFPESLCPDQVRRMRAFMASPDETQRLEEHGPGLVGLRKGGDTFPAEVTLSKREVSGSRLLTLVLHDVTERERHERKARFLTEVGNLLASTLDYEQTLTNVARLAVRSLADCCFLALKEEEDWQERRLKVMHGAPDKAHLAEALERAMLELRGPPFITSVMEARRPWVMSTVSFGKLESIARSKEHLRLLRELEPRSLMGLPLLVHGSFLGTLILVSAAPRRLYGEEDLRLGEELAYRAALALQSARLYRAAREASQARDDILAVVAHDLRNPLNTISISAQALLRQQTLAGDARLQAPLRTIRGSVDRMNRLIQDLLNVSRMEAGRMSVETYPEPAETILQEALEAALPLASQVQLRTEVPETLPWVRADRERLLQVFSNLLGNALKFTPPGGRVTIGARSEGSVVRFWVSDTGPGIPPEALEHLFDRFWQVRHGDRRGAGLGLSIAKGLVEAHGGRIWVESEPGRGSTFCFVVPVAHEAPALAPSEQGQHA from the coding sequence ATGCACCAGCGCCTCTCCGGGACCACGGGTAGGGTGAAGCTCTCGGGACTGCTGGCCCTGGGAGCCCTCACCCTGGTGCAGGCCCTGTCGACGTGGGAGCACCCGGTGGGCTGGACCCTTCCGGGCGCGGTGCTGGTGGTGCTGGCACTGACCCTGGGCGTCCAGCTCTGGTTCGAGCAGCGGGAGGCCTCGGAATGGAGCCGCGCGCGACTCGAGTTCGCCGTGCAGGCACTCCGCGTCTCGGAAGCCCGGCTCTCGTGCGTCATCTCCATCGCCGGAGACGCCATCCTCTGCCTGGACGAGGCGGAGCGCATCATCCTCTTCAATCAGGCCGCCGAGCGGATGTTCGGCTACTCCAGCGACGAGGTGCTCGAACAACCCCTGGACCTCCTCTTCCCCGAGTCCCTTTGCCCCGACCAGGTGCGGCGCATGCGGGCCTTCATGGCCTCGCCGGACGAGACGCAACGGCTGGAAGAGCATGGCCCGGGGCTCGTGGGCCTGAGGAAGGGGGGCGACACGTTCCCCGCGGAGGTCACCCTCTCCAAGCGGGAAGTCTCTGGCTCCCGGCTCCTCACGCTCGTCCTGCACGACGTCACCGAGAGGGAGAGGCACGAGCGGAAGGCACGCTTCCTCACCGAGGTGGGCAACCTCCTCGCGTCGACGCTGGACTACGAGCAGACGCTCACGAACGTCGCGCGGCTGGCGGTGCGCTCCCTGGCGGACTGCTGCTTCCTCGCCCTGAAGGAGGAGGAGGACTGGCAGGAGCGGCGGTTGAAGGTCATGCACGGAGCGCCGGACAAGGCCCACCTCGCCGAGGCCCTGGAGCGGGCGATGCTGGAGCTGCGCGGCCCGCCCTTCATCACGTCCGTGATGGAGGCGCGGCGGCCCTGGGTGATGTCGACGGTGTCCTTCGGGAAACTCGAGTCCATCGCCCGGAGCAAGGAGCACCTCCGGCTCCTGCGGGAGTTGGAGCCACGGTCGCTCATGGGCCTGCCGCTCCTGGTCCATGGAAGCTTCCTGGGAACGCTCATCCTCGTCTCCGCCGCGCCCCGGCGCCTGTATGGAGAGGAGGACCTGCGGCTGGGAGAGGAGTTGGCCTACCGGGCCGCGCTCGCGCTCCAGAGCGCCCGGCTCTACCGGGCCGCGCGCGAGGCCTCCCAGGCGCGTGACGACATCCTGGCCGTGGTGGCGCATGACCTGCGCAATCCGCTGAACACCATCTCCATCAGTGCCCAGGCCCTCTTGCGGCAGCAGACCCTCGCCGGCGATGCGCGACTCCAGGCGCCCCTGCGCACCATCCGCGGCTCCGTGGACCGCATGAACCGGTTGATCCAGGACCTGCTCAACGTCAGCCGCATGGAGGCCGGCAGGATGTCCGTCGAGACCTATCCGGAGCCGGCGGAGACCATCCTCCAGGAGGCCCTCGAGGCGGCGCTCCCGTTGGCCTCGCAGGTCCAACTGCGCACCGAGGTGCCCGAGACGCTGCCCTGGGTGCGCGCGGACCGGGAGCGGCTCCTCCAGGTCTTCTCCAACCTGCTCGGCAACGCCCTGAAGTTCACCCCCCCGGGAGGACGGGTGACGATCGGCGCCAGGAGCGAGGGGTCGGTGGTGCGCTTCTGGGTGAGCGATACAGGCCCGGGGATTCCTCCCGAGGCCCTCGAGCACCTCTTCGACCGCTTCTGGCAGGTGCGGCACGGAGACCGCCGCGGGGCCGGGCTCGGGCTGTCCATCGCCAAGGGGCTCGTCGAGGCCCACGGAGGCCGCATCTGGGTGGAGAGCGAGCCCGGCCGGGGAAGCACCTTCTGCTTCGTCGTGCCCGTGGCGCACGAAGCCCCCGCCCTCGCGCCCTCCGAGCAGGGACAGCACGCCTGA
- a CDS encoding cobalamin B12-binding domain-containing protein: protein MERRQPPEIDLPRLLASYSAVQLAGNLRGSLRLLDEALARGASITDLQCHVIQAAQRELGQLWQGKYIGIAQEHRATAISQVALAHLFSRAQPAPSRGVSVAVACVEGELHEMAARLLSDFLELAGFTVLYLGANLPTDSLLSILEQEPPDVLALSVTMVFNISALRRAVAEVRERLGPGLPILVGGPAVDEIPGLVAELGVGSSGPTPAELESAVLRAVEQRLH from the coding sequence ATGGAGCGAAGACAGCCACCCGAAATCGACCTCCCTCGTCTGCTCGCGTCCTACAGCGCGGTCCAGCTGGCGGGGAACCTGCGGGGGTCCCTGCGCCTCCTCGACGAGGCGCTGGCGCGAGGGGCCTCCATCACCGACCTGCAGTGCCACGTCATCCAGGCGGCCCAGCGAGAGCTGGGTCAGCTCTGGCAGGGCAAATACATCGGCATCGCCCAGGAGCACCGGGCCACCGCCATCTCCCAGGTGGCGCTCGCCCACCTCTTCTCGCGCGCCCAACCCGCGCCGTCCCGGGGCGTGAGCGTGGCGGTCGCCTGCGTCGAGGGGGAGCTGCACGAGATGGCCGCCCGCCTGTTGTCCGATTTCCTGGAGCTGGCCGGTTTCACCGTACTGTACCTCGGAGCCAACCTGCCCACCGACAGCCTGCTGTCGATCCTCGAGCAGGAGCCACCAGACGTGCTGGCCCTCTCGGTGACGATGGTCTTCAACATCTCGGCCCTTCGCCGGGCCGTCGCGGAGGTCCGCGAGCGACTGGGTCCTGGCCTGCCCATCCTCGTGGGCGGACCCGCCGTCGACGAGATTCCCGGACTGGTGGCCGAGCTGGGCGTGGGGAGCTCAGGCCCGACTCCGGCCGAGTTGGAGTCCGCCGTGCTGCGCGCGGTGGAGCAGCGCCTGCATTGA
- a CDS encoding ammonia-forming cytochrome c nitrite reductase subunit c552 has translation MVLAAGAAAGAAALAVNIMERKQESRNPFYRVVELTDETVDPAIWGKNFPLQYDDYKRTVDMTRTKYGGSDGVPRAPTANDPREVTAQSRLEEDPRLKTFWAGYAFAVDFREERGHAYMLDDQTFTERQVVTKQPGTCMHCHASVYVPYKKLGGGDLIKGFEQMNHMPYMEARKLVEHPVACIDCHDPGTMQLRVTRPGFLEGIRALKASQGVQNYDVNTMATRQEMRTYVCGQCHVEYYFKGPDKRLTYPWSKGIKIENILSYYDENPHKDWVHAETGAPVLKAQHPEFEMYNQGIHARSGVSCADCHMPYKREGALKISDHHVRSPLLNVNRACQTCHNWTEEELTQRVNTIQDRTFELRNRALDAVVALIGDMKAARAAGKTDADLKTAMDLQRRAQFMVDFVEAENSMGFHAPEEAARILGIAMDLARQGQLAVRQPDFQPSSFPTPPGVKPTPREVTPPPGSSTGGSGH, from the coding sequence ATGGTGCTCGCCGCGGGCGCCGCCGCCGGAGCCGCCGCGCTCGCCGTGAACATCATGGAGCGCAAGCAGGAGTCCCGGAATCCCTTCTACCGGGTCGTCGAGCTCACCGACGAGACCGTGGATCCCGCCATCTGGGGCAAGAACTTCCCCCTGCAGTACGACGACTACAAGCGCACGGTGGACATGACGCGCACGAAGTACGGCGGCAGTGACGGCGTGCCGCGCGCGCCCACCGCCAACGACCCGCGCGAGGTGACGGCCCAGTCGCGCCTGGAGGAGGACCCGCGCCTGAAGACCTTCTGGGCGGGCTATGCCTTCGCGGTGGACTTCCGCGAGGAGCGCGGCCACGCGTACATGCTGGACGACCAGACCTTCACCGAGCGGCAGGTGGTGACGAAGCAGCCGGGCACGTGCATGCACTGCCACGCCTCGGTGTACGTGCCCTACAAGAAGCTGGGCGGGGGAGACCTCATCAAGGGCTTCGAGCAGATGAACCACATGCCCTACATGGAGGCGCGCAAGCTGGTGGAGCACCCGGTGGCGTGCATCGACTGCCATGACCCGGGCACGATGCAGCTGCGGGTGACGCGGCCGGGCTTCCTCGAGGGCATCCGCGCGCTCAAGGCCAGCCAGGGCGTGCAGAACTACGACGTGAACACGATGGCCACCCGCCAGGAGATGCGCACGTACGTGTGCGGCCAGTGCCACGTCGAGTACTACTTCAAGGGCCCGGACAAGCGGCTGACCTATCCCTGGTCCAAGGGCATCAAGATCGAGAACATCCTCTCGTACTACGACGAGAACCCGCACAAGGACTGGGTCCACGCCGAGACGGGCGCGCCGGTGCTCAAGGCCCAGCACCCCGAGTTCGAGATGTACAACCAGGGCATCCACGCGCGCTCGGGTGTGTCGTGCGCGGACTGCCACATGCCCTACAAGCGCGAGGGCGCGCTGAAGATCTCGGACCACCACGTGCGCAGCCCGCTGCTCAACGTGAACCGCGCCTGCCAGACGTGCCACAACTGGACGGAGGAGGAGCTGACGCAGCGGGTGAACACCATCCAGGACCGCACCTTCGAGCTGCGCAACCGGGCGCTGGACGCGGTGGTGGCGCTCATCGGGGACATGAAGGCCGCGCGCGCGGCGGGCAAGACGGACGCGGACCTGAAGACGGCCATGGACCTGCAGCGCCGCGCCCAGTTCATGGTGGACTTCGTGGAGGCGGAGAACTCCATGGGCTTCCACGCGCCCGAGGAGGCCGCGCGCATCCTGGGCATCGCCATGGACCTGGCCCGGCAGGGACAGCTCGCCGTGCGTCAGCCGGACTTCCAGCCGAGCAGCTTCCCCACGCCTCCCGGGGTGAAGCCCACGCCGCGCGAGGTGACGCCGCCCCCGGGTTCCAGCACCGGGGGCAGCGGGCACTGA
- a CDS encoding membrane dipeptidase — MSRRPLALLSAVLLSQACNPVTEEEAPAPAPEAAAVEQPLAVTGFAELHHHMFAEEAFSGGWFHGGHTGTLVSCDGGEPESDHARVRMDLSNMLNLCPNAGGVDLSSVPVLSQLFGIGGAVGSEFIGKIEGTEGDTGLHLGRKQVPTQWPRWDTIAHQQAWEGWLKQAKDGGLSLVTVSLVSNGFLCSALPYQNISRPCDEMADIEVQLQMARDFDARTDWAEIALSPAHARQIIGAGKLAMVLSIETSKLFGTKDWRTELNRFHSLGVRSIQPVHQLDNRFGGAALHNAIFQAAQFLENCHIDTDCGVTGPGFTLGFDVDANCRNVKGLTTDGRALVQEMMAKGMLIDVAHMSERSVQDTFSVSQANNYYPLYISHGHFREVMNPKLAENEKTTPAWVVKELRQTGGMFGLRTAHDETRAYTRTTVANSCQGSTRSLAQAYEFGRQGLKVPMAFGADLNGFIQQTRPRFGSYGACSAGFKAEADAQANQQRLSGPPRLGTDFDVYGLAHVGLLPDVVRDLKQLGVNTTGLENSAETFIRMWERAQSTRTGMADAATDIDTSGVAPYVEKATREAQYPQVCGKAYSPNSKVLGETCRFNEECVSAKCTSLDCGNITGTCICDGDNDCGTSQYCGWGLNTGICQNKKAKGALCAENRECLSNNCRWTFTCG, encoded by the coding sequence ATGTCCAGACGCCCGTTGGCCTTGTTGTCCGCTGTCCTGTTGTCCCAGGCGTGTAACCCGGTGACGGAGGAGGAGGCGCCAGCCCCCGCTCCCGAGGCCGCCGCCGTCGAGCAGCCCCTGGCGGTGACGGGCTTCGCCGAGCTGCACCACCACATGTTCGCCGAGGAGGCGTTTAGCGGTGGCTGGTTCCACGGCGGCCACACCGGCACGCTGGTGAGCTGTGACGGCGGCGAGCCGGAGAGCGATCACGCCCGCGTGCGCATGGACCTGAGCAACATGCTCAACCTGTGCCCCAACGCGGGGGGGGTGGATCTGTCCTCCGTGCCGGTGCTGTCGCAGCTGTTTGGAATTGGCGGGGCGGTGGGCTCGGAGTTCATCGGGAAGATCGAAGGTACCGAGGGCGACACGGGCCTGCACCTGGGACGCAAGCAGGTGCCCACCCAGTGGCCGCGCTGGGACACCATCGCCCACCAGCAGGCCTGGGAAGGCTGGCTGAAGCAGGCGAAGGACGGTGGCCTGTCGCTGGTGACGGTGTCGCTGGTGAGCAACGGCTTCCTGTGCAGCGCGCTGCCCTACCAGAACATCAGCCGCCCCTGCGACGAGATGGCGGACATCGAGGTGCAGCTGCAGATGGCGCGTGACTTCGATGCGCGCACGGACTGGGCGGAGATCGCCCTGTCGCCCGCGCATGCCCGGCAGATCATCGGCGCCGGCAAGCTGGCCATGGTGCTCTCCATCGAGACGAGCAAGCTGTTCGGCACCAAGGACTGGCGCACGGAGCTCAACCGCTTCCACTCGCTGGGCGTGCGCTCCATCCAGCCGGTGCACCAGCTGGACAACCGCTTTGGTGGCGCGGCGCTGCACAACGCCATCTTCCAGGCCGCGCAGTTCCTGGAGAACTGCCACATCGACACCGACTGCGGCGTGACCGGACCCGGCTTCACGCTGGGCTTCGACGTGGACGCCAACTGCCGCAACGTCAAGGGTCTCACGACCGATGGCCGGGCCCTGGTGCAGGAGATGATGGCCAAGGGCATGCTCATCGACGTGGCGCACATGTCCGAGCGCAGCGTGCAGGACACCTTCTCCGTGTCCCAGGCCAACAACTACTACCCGCTCTACATCTCCCACGGCCACTTCCGCGAGGTGATGAACCCGAAGCTGGCGGAGAACGAGAAGACGACGCCGGCGTGGGTGGTGAAGGAGCTGCGGCAGACGGGCGGCATGTTCGGTCTGCGCACGGCGCATGACGAGACGCGGGCGTACACGCGCACCACCGTGGCCAACTCCTGCCAGGGCTCGACGCGCTCGCTGGCCCAGGCGTACGAGTTCGGCCGCCAGGGCCTGAAGGTGCCCATGGCCTTCGGCGCGGACCTCAACGGCTTCATCCAGCAGACGCGGCCGCGCTTCGGCTCGTACGGGGCGTGCTCGGCGGGCTTCAAGGCGGAGGCGGACGCGCAGGCCAACCAGCAGCGCCTCTCCGGGCCGCCGCGCCTGGGCACGGACTTCGACGTGTACGGCCTGGCGCACGTGGGCCTGCTGCCGGACGTGGTGCGTGACCTCAAGCAGCTGGGCGTCAACACCACGGGCCTGGAGAACTCGGCGGAGACCTTCATCCGCATGTGGGAGCGCGCGCAGTCCACGCGCACGGGCATGGCGGACGCGGCCACGGACATCGACACCAGCGGCGTGGCGCCCTACGTGGAGAAGGCCACCCGCGAGGCGCAGTACCCCCAGGTGTGCGGCAAGGCCTACTCGCCCAACTCCAAGGTGCTCGGCGAGACGTGCCGCTTCAACGAGGAGTGCGTCAGCGCCAAGTGCACCTCGCTGGACTGCGGCAACATCACCGGCACCTGCATCTGCGACGGTGACAACGACTGCGGCACCAGCCAGTACTGCGGCTGGGGTCTCAACACCGGCATCTGCCAGAACAAGAAGGCCAAGGGCGCCCTCTGCGCGGAGAACCGCGAGTGCCTCTCGAACAACTGCCGCTGGACCTTCACCTGCGGCTGA
- a CDS encoding YebC/PmpR family DNA-binding transcriptional regulator, producing MGRIFETRKTTMFARWNKMAKLFTRISKDIAIAVKAGGPSPDNNPALRRALQNARLGNMPKDKVEAAIKRASGQDAKEYEVVLYEGYGPHGIAVLVETATDNVVRTVANVRMHFKDNGGNMGNTGSVGYLFQRMGVFRLAPEGLDLEALELDLIDHGLQEMGEGTGEKGEKQIIIRCAFNDFGQLQAAIEARGLTPLSSESEYIAQNLIELPEDKANEVLALVDALEQDEDVQRVFHNLA from the coding sequence ATGGGACGCATCTTCGAAACCCGCAAGACCACGATGTTCGCCCGCTGGAACAAGATGGCGAAGCTGTTCACGCGGATCAGCAAGGACATCGCCATCGCCGTGAAGGCTGGCGGCCCCAGCCCGGACAACAACCCGGCCCTCCGCCGAGCGCTGCAGAACGCCCGCCTGGGCAACATGCCGAAGGACAAGGTCGAGGCCGCCATCAAGCGCGCCAGCGGCCAGGACGCCAAGGAGTACGAGGTCGTCCTCTACGAGGGCTACGGGCCGCACGGCATCGCCGTCCTCGTGGAGACCGCCACCGACAACGTGGTGCGCACCGTGGCCAACGTCCGCATGCACTTCAAGGACAACGGCGGCAACATGGGCAACACCGGCAGCGTCGGCTACCTCTTCCAGCGCATGGGCGTCTTCCGGCTCGCTCCCGAGGGGTTGGACCTCGAGGCGCTCGAGCTGGATCTCATCGACCATGGCCTGCAGGAGATGGGAGAAGGGACCGGCGAGAAGGGCGAGAAGCAGATCATCATCCGCTGCGCCTTCAACGACTTCGGTCAGCTCCAGGCGGCCATCGAGGCCCGCGGGCTCACGCCCCTGTCCTCCGAGTCCGAGTACATCGCCCAGAACCTCATCGAGCTGCCCGAGGACAAGGCGAACGAGGTGCTCGCGCTCGTGGACGCGCTGGAACAGGACGAGGACGTCCAGCGCGTCTTCCACAACCTGGCGTGA
- the nrfH gene encoding cytochrome c nitrite reductase small subunit, translated as METKGSQPEAGEGRPRRRGPTLFTWLSLGASVVIGVAAGIGGFTFAYAKGGSYMTDNPAACANCHIMQDQYAGWSKSSHHAVAVCNDCHTPPSFVGKYISKARNGWHHSVAFTSGDFHEPIQITPHNRAITEQRCRSCHQPIVQAIDAHAASTKAEGDDGSISCIRCHNDVGHAP; from the coding sequence GTGGAGACGAAGGGCTCCCAGCCCGAAGCAGGAGAGGGTCGCCCCAGGCGCCGAGGGCCCACGCTCTTCACCTGGCTCAGCCTGGGCGCGAGCGTCGTCATCGGGGTAGCGGCCGGAATCGGTGGCTTCACCTTCGCCTACGCGAAGGGCGGCTCCTACATGACGGACAACCCGGCGGCGTGCGCCAACTGTCACATCATGCAGGACCAGTACGCCGGGTGGAGCAAGTCCAGCCACCATGCCGTGGCCGTCTGCAATGACTGCCACACGCCGCCCAGCTTCGTCGGCAAGTACATCTCCAAGGCGCGCAATGGCTGGCACCACTCGGTGGCCTTCACCTCCGGCGACTTCCACGAGCCCATTCAAATCACCCCGCACAACCGGGCCATCACCGAGCAGCGTTGCCGCTCGTGCCACCAGCCCATCGTGCAGGCCATCGACGCGCACGCGGCCTCCACGAAAGCCGAGGGTGACGACGGCTCCATCTCCTGCATTCGCTGTCACAACGACGTCGGACACGCTCCCTGA
- a CDS encoding acyl-CoA synthetase: MSTPTPRNMTDYEATHRDFQWERPEYFNFATDVIDRWASERPDAPALQWSDEAGQARVFTWKDVKQRSLHAAQFLTSQGLHKGDRVFVMMPRIPEWWFLVLGCIRAGIVFMPGTPMLTVKDIRYRLLAADANGVIADTSCLDRFEGLVGTGRVETWVAVGQAPAPWVRYEPGGAGTGSHGAQFERTRADDPMLIYFTSGTTGMPKMVQHTQASYGLGHQITGRYWLDLTPEDRHLTLSDTGWAKCAWGKLFGPWSQGACNVVYDFRGRFDAARVLRVLERQKVTTFCAPPTAWRAIVLQDLSQYDLSSVRHALSAGEPLNPEVIDTWKQATGLYIREGYGQTESVVIVGMFPALEPKAGSMGKPSPGFEVAIIDGEGKEVPVGQEGDIAVKVKPEWPVGLFRGYLNDDSANRVAFRGDWYVTGDRAVKDAEGYFWFVGRSDDVIKTSGYRVGPFEVESALLEHAAVAESAVVGVPDERIGQRIKAYVVLAPGFTGSTQLAEELQEYVKRTTAPYKYPREIEFVTELPKTVSGKIRRTDLRALAQQKKD; this comes from the coding sequence ATGTCCACACCCACACCGCGCAACATGACTGACTACGAGGCAACCCACCGCGACTTCCAGTGGGAGCGCCCCGAGTATTTCAACTTCGCCACGGACGTCATCGACCGCTGGGCCTCCGAGCGCCCCGATGCCCCCGCGCTGCAGTGGAGCGACGAGGCGGGGCAGGCCCGCGTCTTCACGTGGAAGGACGTGAAGCAGCGCTCGCTGCACGCGGCGCAGTTCCTCACCAGCCAGGGTCTGCACAAGGGCGACCGTGTCTTCGTGATGATGCCGAGGATTCCGGAGTGGTGGTTCCTCGTCCTGGGGTGCATTCGCGCTGGCATCGTCTTCATGCCGGGCACGCCGATGCTCACCGTCAAGGACATCCGCTACCGGTTGCTGGCGGCCGACGCCAACGGCGTCATCGCGGACACGAGCTGCCTGGACAGGTTCGAGGGCCTGGTGGGCACGGGCCGGGTGGAGACGTGGGTGGCCGTGGGCCAGGCGCCCGCACCCTGGGTGCGCTACGAGCCCGGTGGCGCGGGCACCGGCTCGCATGGCGCACAGTTCGAGCGCACCCGGGCGGATGACCCGATGCTCATCTACTTCACCTCGGGCACCACGGGCATGCCGAAGATGGTGCAGCACACGCAGGCCAGCTACGGCCTGGGGCACCAGATCACCGGCCGCTACTGGCTGGACCTGACGCCGGAGGACCGGCACCTGACGCTGTCGGACACGGGCTGGGCCAAGTGCGCGTGGGGCAAGCTGTTCGGCCCATGGAGCCAGGGCGCGTGCAACGTGGTGTACGACTTCCGGGGCCGCTTCGACGCGGCGCGGGTGCTCCGGGTGCTCGAGCGGCAGAAGGTGACGACGTTCTGCGCGCCGCCCACGGCGTGGCGGGCCATCGTGTTGCAGGACCTGTCGCAGTACGACCTGTCCTCGGTGCGGCACGCGCTGAGCGCGGGCGAGCCGCTCAACCCCGAGGTCATCGACACGTGGAAGCAGGCCACGGGGCTGTACATCCGCGAGGGCTACGGACAGACGGAGTCGGTGGTCATCGTGGGGATGTTCCCGGCGCTGGAGCCGAAGGCGGGCTCCATGGGCAAGCCGTCCCCGGGCTTCGAGGTGGCGATCATCGACGGGGAGGGGAAGGAGGTGCCGGTGGGGCAGGAGGGCGACATCGCGGTGAAGGTGAAGCCGGAGTGGCCGGTGGGGCTGTTCCGGGGCTACCTCAACGACGACTCGGCCAACCGGGTGGCCTTCCGGGGCGACTGGTACGTGACGGGCGACCGGGCGGTGAAGGACGCGGAGGGGTACTTCTGGTTCGTGGGGCGCAGCGATGACGTCATCAAGACGTCGGGCTACCGGGTGGGGCCCTTCGAGGTGGAGTCGGCGCTGCTGGAGCACGCGGCGGTGGCCGAGTCGGCCGTGGTGGGCGTGCCCGACGAGCGGATCGGCCAGCGCATCAAGGCGTACGTGGTGCTGGCGCCGGGCTTCACGGGCTCCACGCAGCTCGCCGAGGAGCTGCAGGAGTACGTGAAGAGGACGACGGCCCCCTACAAGTACCCGCGCGAAATCGAGTTCGTCACGGAGCTGCCCAAGACGGTGAGCGGGAAGATCCGCCGCACGGACCTGCGGGCCCTGGCGCAGCAGAAGAAGGACTGA
- a CDS encoding metal-dependent hydrolase encodes MNPIVHAELSWLMTQRLEARRDRVLVVCAGLAPDLDGLSLLGGVEMYSTYHHLLFHGYVGALLTALVCAMLARQRLRVAALALLAFHLHLLCDLAGSGPGWPIWYFWPTSRTEWFWEGQWDLASWQNSLIGMTVTTLCLACALRYRRTVVEVFSTRWDAEVVRALRARFLGEGRGEGRPSA; translated from the coding sequence ATGAACCCCATCGTCCACGCCGAGCTGTCCTGGTTGATGACACAGCGCCTGGAGGCGCGGCGGGACCGTGTGCTCGTCGTCTGCGCGGGGCTGGCGCCGGACCTGGATGGGCTGAGCCTGCTGGGTGGGGTGGAGATGTACTCGACCTACCACCACCTCCTCTTCCACGGGTACGTGGGCGCGCTGTTGACGGCGCTGGTGTGCGCGATGCTGGCCCGGCAGCGGCTCCGGGTGGCGGCGCTGGCGCTGCTGGCCTTCCATCTCCACCTGCTGTGCGATCTCGCCGGCAGCGGCCCGGGCTGGCCCATCTGGTACTTCTGGCCCACCAGCCGGACGGAGTGGTTCTGGGAGGGGCAGTGGGACCTGGCCTCCTGGCAGAACAGCCTCATCGGGATGACGGTCACCACGCTGTGCCTCGCGTGCGCGCTGCGCTACCGCCGCACGGTGGTGGAGGTGTTCTCCACGCGCTGGGACGCCGAGGTGGTCCGCGCGCTGCGAGCCCGGTTCCTCGGCGAGGGCAGAGGAGAGGGTAGACCCTCGGCCTGA